A single window of Gemmatimonadota bacterium DNA harbors:
- the lnt gene encoding apolipoprotein N-acyltransferase has protein sequence MTRPTVRGSYAARSLVSGLLLAFAFPPFSAFPVAWVALIPFLRALESLAAEARTGAPRTGVSAVRAGFLFGFAFFLPLLWWIALLDAPTLTIPWVRYPATLAVPLYLGVYPALFSLAYVRVRSRTRIPAFVVAPLLWTAAEVLRGTGEMGFPWGEAGYSQVPFLPALQAASVVGVGGLTAWIVLVNGILAGFPGRRPVFRLATTLLVIALPLAAGRERIEHGGDWKTVRCALVQPNIANETKWNADLRPIHFETLAQLTRKGIEAGAEFVVWPETAAPCYLLKDARWRPFVEDLARETGVPIFLGTPDYQVRDGGRVTYTNSGAFMDSRGFLGGRMDKILLVPFGERLPFTAVLPFLNRLDFGEADFLPGTFPIVFHPGDWGFGALVCFEAIFPGLSAKYVEEGAEMLVAITNDSWFGAGSGAEQHARMATVRCVETGCGMARAANSGISMGIDPFGRTFGETALFERTVSVVDVPLREGRTIYSLAPGLWSWVGIAGSVILLAMARFRRRGWAVPEAK, from the coding sequence GTGACCCGTCCTACCGTGCGGGGGTCCTACGCGGCCCGGAGCCTTGTGTCGGGGCTTCTGCTCGCGTTCGCGTTTCCACCCTTCTCCGCGTTTCCCGTCGCGTGGGTCGCGCTGATTCCCTTCCTGCGCGCGCTCGAATCGCTGGCGGCCGAAGCTCGCACCGGCGCGCCGCGCACCGGCGTGTCCGCGGTTCGCGCGGGGTTCCTCTTCGGGTTCGCATTCTTCCTGCCGCTCCTTTGGTGGATTGCGCTTCTCGACGCGCCGACTCTCACGATCCCCTGGGTTCGATACCCGGCGACTCTCGCCGTCCCGCTCTACCTGGGGGTCTATCCGGCCCTCTTCTCGCTGGCCTATGTCCGCGTGAGAAGCCGGACGCGCATCCCGGCGTTTGTGGTGGCGCCCCTTCTGTGGACGGCGGCGGAGGTGCTGCGCGGCACCGGAGAGATGGGCTTTCCGTGGGGCGAAGCGGGGTATTCGCAGGTTCCCTTCCTGCCCGCGCTCCAGGCCGCGTCCGTCGTGGGTGTGGGTGGATTGACCGCGTGGATTGTGCTGGTGAACGGGATCCTTGCCGGGTTCCCCGGCCGCCGTCCGGTGTTTCGTCTGGCCACGACTCTTCTGGTCATCGCACTGCCACTTGCGGCGGGGCGTGAACGAATCGAGCACGGTGGCGACTGGAAAACCGTGCGGTGCGCGCTGGTGCAGCCCAATATCGCCAACGAGACGAAGTGGAACGCGGACCTTCGCCCGATCCATTTCGAAACGCTGGCGCAACTGACCCGAAAGGGGATCGAAGCGGGAGCGGAGTTTGTCGTGTGGCCGGAGACTGCCGCACCCTGTTACCTGCTCAAGGACGCAAGGTGGCGTCCGTTTGTGGAAGACCTCGCGCGGGAGACAGGCGTCCCGATCTTTCTGGGTACGCCGGACTATCAGGTACGCGACGGCGGCCGGGTGACCTACACGAACTCGGGGGCGTTCATGGACTCGCGCGGGTTCCTGGGCGGGCGTATGGACAAGATCCTGCTGGTTCCTTTCGGAGAGCGGCTGCCCTTCACCGCCGTGCTTCCGTTTCTGAATCGCCTGGACTTCGGCGAAGCGGACTTCCTTCCCGGAACTTTTCCCATCGTCTTCCATCCGGGCGACTGGGGCTTCGGCGCACTTGTCTGCTTCGAGGCCATCTTTCCCGGCCTTTCGGCAAAGTATGTCGAGGAGGGCGCGGAGATGCTGGTGGCCATCACGAACGACTCGTGGTTCGGCGCAGGCTCCGGTGCGGAGCAGCATGCCCGGATGGCGACCGTTCGATGTGTCGAGACCGGATGCGGGATGGCGCGCGCCGCGAACTCCGGGATTTCCATGGGGATCGACCCGTTCGGGCGCACCTTCGGAGAGACGGCGCTCTTTGAACGAACGGTGTCGGTCGTGGATGTGCCGCTTCGCGAGGGCCGCACGATCTACTCGCTGGCCCCCGGGCTCTGGTCGTGGGTGGGTATCGCGGGGTCCGTCATTCTCCTGGCGATGGCCCGCTTCCGGCGCCGGGGGTGGGCCGTGCCGGAAGCGAAGTAG
- a CDS encoding energy-coupling factor transporter transmembrane component T — MRFAFRRDVALGRYLALDSPVHRLDPRTSLLAFVVLTVVLWRAGAVGSALLVAAVAGVAVLARIPARCIAGALRSLAWILLLTFFVHLLLVEGGSAESGARMVCRIVGMALGALVLTSTTEPVRLADGFSSAFGFLRRVGVPVRDLAMVLMLALRFLPTMMEEAERIVQAQRARGAVFGGGPVARARSLVPLAVPLLAGCLLRADTLALAMEARGYSSDATQTRLHPLAFRRADALVLAGAAVTLAASLGGSSGGS; from the coding sequence ATGAGGTTCGCGTTCCGCCGGGATGTTGCTCTCGGCAGGTATCTGGCGCTGGATTCTCCAGTCCACCGACTGGACCCGAGGACCAGCCTTCTGGCATTCGTGGTTCTCACAGTGGTCCTCTGGCGGGCAGGGGCCGTGGGCTCGGCGCTGCTGGTCGCGGCGGTCGCGGGAGTGGCGGTCCTCGCCCGGATTCCCGCCCGGTGCATCGCGGGGGCGCTTCGAAGCCTGGCGTGGATTCTCCTGCTGACATTCTTCGTCCACCTGCTTCTGGTGGAGGGCGGGAGCGCGGAGTCCGGGGCACGCATGGTCTGCCGGATCGTCGGGATGGCGCTCGGCGCGCTCGTTCTGACCTCCACGACGGAGCCGGTTCGCCTGGCGGACGGGTTCTCTTCCGCGTTCGGGTTCCTGAGGCGCGTGGGTGTTCCCGTGCGGGATCTGGCCATGGTGTTGATGCTGGCGCTCCGCTTCCTCCCGACCATGATGGAGGAAGCGGAACGCATCGTGCAGGCGCAGCGCGCGCGCGGCGCGGTATTCGGCGGAGGGCCCGTGGCTCGTGCTCGCTCGCTGGTGCCGCTGGCGGTTCCGCTGCTTGCCGGGTGTCTCCTTCGGGCGGACACGCTGGCGCTGGCGATGGAGGCGCGGGGGTACTCGTCGGATGCGACGCAGACGAGGCTGCATCCGCTGGCGTTCCGGCGCGCGGATGCGCTGGTGCTTGCGGGTGCGGCGGTGACACTGGCGGCCAGCCTCGGCGGTTCGTCGGGGGGCTCTTGA
- a CDS encoding agmatine deiminase family protein: MHRTGSVVTILSTVLALSAFPAMAERDVDDLEELLPHRETLRERLLWEGNRDALPPARAADPPPAAPVRNCAEWEPCTGVLIRYPLGLPYELLREFDDDVTLHVVVRSSSQGAAISNMTANGVDMGRVEFLVKSNDSIWTRDYGPWFVFDGNGDIAIVDHTYNRPWRPNDNAVNGHFGTQQGIPVVSHDMFHAGGNYMTDGAHIGMSTDLVYNEAASENGMSSAQVDQLMLDYYGITDYEVVSDISGSGIHHIDTWAKFLDEETVLVKEVWSSHSTYAALEQRATLLASLASSTGRNYAVHRVYCHNIGWNDPAAYTNSLILNDQIYVPAFGNASRDSAAVDAYRAAAPGYDVRAHYYSGFITDDALHCRAKGVMDRGMLRVEHIPVRETTAAPVLISAVVDDRSGAGIAAVELHYRYAGDIWRSDPMTAVGGDSYEAFLGVGTGLPLAADTTLVEYYIHATDLTGRSAGMPRVEPAHWYTFPMVGGSPVGVESMGTESALAPRVAPNPVRGSTTFSFELRTADEVQLSVYDITGRRVATLVEGVRPAGENRIHWDTRDDQGRSVASGVYFFRLRTAGIRYSRPVQVVR; encoded by the coding sequence ATGCACCGCACCGGAAGCGTCGTCACGATTCTGAGCACCGTGCTGGCACTGTCCGCCTTTCCCGCCATGGCCGAACGCGACGTGGACGACCTGGAAGAGCTCCTCCCGCACCGGGAGACGCTGCGTGAACGGCTCCTGTGGGAAGGGAATAGGGACGCGCTCCCGCCCGCCCGCGCCGCCGACCCGCCTCCCGCCGCGCCGGTTCGGAACTGCGCCGAGTGGGAACCGTGCACCGGAGTCCTGATCCGCTATCCGCTGGGACTGCCGTACGAGCTGCTTCGCGAGTTCGATGACGATGTCACGCTGCATGTCGTCGTCCGGAGTTCGTCGCAAGGGGCCGCCATTTCGAACATGACCGCAAACGGTGTGGACATGGGCCGGGTGGAGTTCCTCGTCAAGTCGAACGACTCCATCTGGACCCGGGACTACGGACCGTGGTTCGTCTTTGACGGGAACGGAGACATCGCGATCGTGGACCACACCTACAACCGTCCCTGGCGCCCGAACGACAACGCCGTCAACGGACACTTTGGTACGCAGCAGGGGATTCCGGTTGTCAGCCACGACATGTTCCACGCTGGCGGGAACTACATGACCGACGGCGCGCACATCGGGATGTCCACGGATCTCGTCTACAACGAGGCCGCGTCCGAGAACGGGATGTCCAGCGCGCAGGTGGATCAACTGATGCTCGACTACTACGGCATCACGGACTACGAAGTGGTGTCCGACATTTCCGGCAGCGGAATCCACCACATCGACACCTGGGCGAAGTTCCTGGATGAAGAGACCGTGCTGGTGAAGGAGGTGTGGAGCTCCCACTCCACCTATGCGGCGCTTGAGCAGCGGGCAACGCTCCTGGCGTCTCTGGCTTCCTCCACCGGGCGCAACTATGCCGTCCATCGCGTCTACTGCCACAACATCGGCTGGAACGACCCCGCCGCCTACACGAACAGCCTCATCTTGAACGATCAAATCTATGTGCCCGCATTCGGGAACGCGTCCCGGGACAGTGCCGCCGTGGACGCCTACCGCGCGGCGGCCCCGGGCTACGATGTCCGCGCCCACTACTACTCCGGGTTCATCACCGACGACGCGCTTCACTGCCGCGCCAAGGGCGTCATGGACCGGGGGATGCTTCGCGTGGAGCACATTCCCGTCCGTGAGACGACCGCCGCACCCGTGCTGATTTCGGCCGTGGTGGACGATCGCAGCGGCGCGGGGATCGCGGCGGTGGAACTGCACTACCGGTACGCCGGAGACATCTGGAGATCCGACCCGATGACCGCTGTCGGCGGGGACTCCTACGAAGCGTTTCTCGGCGTCGGGACCGGTCTCCCCCTGGCTGCGGACACGACGCTCGTGGAGTACTACATCCACGCGACGGACCTCACCGGGCGAAGCGCCGGCATGCCGAGAGTGGAGCCGGCACACTGGTACACCTTCCCGATGGTCGGAGGATCTCCGGTGGGCGTGGAGTCGATGGGGACGGAATCGGCCCTGGCACCGCGCGTCGCGCCGAACCCGGTGCGCGGATCGACAACATTTTCGTTCGAACTCCGAACCGCCGATGAAGTGCAGCTCTCGGTATACGACATCACCGGACGGCGCGTGGCGACGCTTGTGGAAGGAGTGCGTCCCGCCGGGGAAAACCGCATCCACTGGGACACCAGGGATGACCAGGGACGGAGTGTGGCGTCCGGCGTCTACTTCTTCCGGCTTCGCACCGCGGGGATCCGGTACTCCCGGCCGGTGCAGGTGGTGCGTTAG
- the purB gene encoding adenylosuccinate lyase, protein MIERYTRPEMGGIWSNQRKFETWLAVEIAVLEALADLGRVPAEDVSEVRARARVDADRIAEIEKETDHDVVAFLRCVSESVGESARWVHMGVTSSDVVDTSWAILLKEAGEKLIVGVEGLAEALRLRALEHRDTPMMGRTHGVHAEPTTFGLKLAVFREELLRDRDRLVRAVETISVGKISGAVGTFAHLDPEVEEGACRRLGLTPAPVSTQILQRDRHAEYAFALAVTGATCEKIALEIRHLHRTEVREVQEHFARKQTGSSSMPHKRNPILSERVCGLARVLRGNLQVALENVALWHERDISHSSAERVVLPDGVVLLDYLLAKTTGLVENLLVFPENMRSNIDRTRGLVFSQALLLDLVQAGWTRGAAYRAVQSASARVWDEGITLREAVLADDLIMQTLDESAVDSALSLTRSLRNVGRVFVRLGLVEEAAHAG, encoded by the coding sequence ATGATCGAGAGATACACGCGCCCCGAGATGGGCGGAATCTGGTCGAACCAGCGCAAGTTCGAGACCTGGCTCGCCGTGGAGATCGCGGTTTTAGAGGCGCTGGCCGACCTGGGCCGGGTGCCTGCGGAAGATGTCTCCGAAGTGCGCGCCCGCGCGCGGGTGGACGCGGATCGCATCGCCGAGATCGAAAAGGAAACGGACCACGATGTCGTGGCCTTCCTTCGCTGCGTTTCAGAGAGCGTGGGAGAGTCGGCGCGATGGGTTCACATGGGGGTCACCAGTTCGGATGTCGTGGACACCTCATGGGCCATCCTGCTGAAGGAGGCGGGGGAGAAGCTGATTGTGGGTGTGGAGGGCCTTGCGGAGGCGCTCCGCCTTCGCGCGCTGGAGCATCGGGACACGCCCATGATGGGCCGCACGCACGGGGTTCACGCGGAGCCCACCACCTTCGGGCTGAAGCTCGCGGTCTTCCGCGAGGAACTCCTGCGCGACAGGGACCGACTGGTGAGGGCGGTGGAGACCATTTCCGTGGGGAAGATCTCCGGGGCGGTCGGCACCTTCGCGCATCTGGATCCCGAAGTCGAAGAGGGGGCGTGCCGACGGCTGGGCCTTACTCCCGCGCCGGTGTCCACGCAGATCCTCCAGCGCGACCGGCATGCGGAGTACGCCTTCGCGCTGGCGGTGACCGGCGCCACCTGCGAGAAGATCGCGCTGGAGATCCGCCATCTGCACCGGACCGAAGTGCGCGAGGTGCAGGAGCACTTCGCGCGCAAGCAGACCGGATCGTCGTCCATGCCGCACAAGCGGAACCCCATTCTCAGCGAGAGGGTCTGCGGGCTCGCGCGCGTGCTTCGCGGGAATCTGCAGGTGGCGCTGGAGAATGTCGCGCTGTGGCACGAACGCGACATCAGCCACTCGTCGGCGGAGCGTGTGGTGCTTCCGGACGGGGTGGTTCTTCTGGATTACCTCCTGGCGAAGACCACCGGCCTCGTGGAGAACCTCCTGGTCTTCCCGGAGAACATGCGTTCGAACATCGACCGGACGCGCGGCCTCGTATTCTCGCAGGCGCTCCTTCTCGACCTGGTGCAGGCGGGCTGGACGCGCGGGGCGGCGTATCGCGCCGTGCAGAGCGCGTCGGCTCGTGTCTGGGACGAGGGGATCACCCTTCGCGAAGCCGTGCTGGCCGATGACCTCATCATGCAGACGCTGGACGAGAGCGCCGTGGACAGCGCGTTGTCGCTCACGCGATCGCTGCGGAATGTGGGACGCGTGTTCGTGAGGCTCGGTCTCGTGGAGGAGGCGGCCCATGCCGGCTGA
- the truA gene encoding tRNA pseudouridine(38-40) synthase TruA produces MGIWKLVVEYEGTEFAGWQVQPELRTVQGELGRALSTVLRREVAVQGAGRTDAGVHACGQVASIEAAEDVNEVLAKVNGVLPRDVVVRHASPAPPGFHARHSAVRRHYRYRLHRGVVAVERRTCLSLPCAPDLERIRLAADRLPASRDFAALASAVDPGESTICRLESVEIVEEGSFVNVEVVANRFLRKMVRTIVGTLLEVGRGRRSPDWIDEVLDSGDRRAAGPVVPARGLFLMAVDYPGDPGLKEKTE; encoded by the coding sequence TTGGGCATCTGGAAACTCGTGGTCGAGTACGAAGGCACCGAGTTCGCCGGGTGGCAGGTGCAGCCGGAGTTGAGGACGGTCCAGGGAGAACTGGGCCGGGCGCTCTCCACCGTTCTTCGCCGCGAAGTGGCGGTGCAGGGAGCCGGGCGCACGGATGCGGGGGTGCACGCCTGCGGGCAGGTGGCTTCCATCGAGGCCGCGGAAGATGTGAACGAGGTTCTTGCGAAGGTGAACGGCGTGCTTCCGAGGGACGTGGTGGTCCGGCACGCGTCGCCGGCCCCGCCGGGGTTCCACGCGAGGCACAGCGCCGTTCGCCGGCATTACCGCTACCGTCTCCATCGGGGGGTGGTGGCTGTGGAAAGGAGAACATGTCTGTCGCTCCCGTGCGCGCCGGATCTGGAGAGAATCCGCCTCGCCGCCGATCGGCTTCCCGCGTCGCGGGACTTCGCCGCGCTGGCCAGCGCGGTGGATCCGGGGGAATCGACGATCTGCCGCCTGGAAAGCGTAGAAATCGTGGAGGAAGGTTCGTTTGTGAATGTAGAGGTTGTCGCAAACCGTTTTCTGCGGAAGATGGTGCGGACGATCGTGGGCACATTGCTGGAGGTGGGCCGGGGACGGCGTTCCCCGGATTGGATTGACGAGGTTCTCGACTCCGGAGATCGCCGGGCCGCAGGCCCCGTTGTTCCGGCGCGCGGCCTGTTTCTGATGGCGGTAGACTACCCGGGTGACCCCGGACTGAAGGAGAAGACCGAATGA
- a CDS encoding trypsin-like peptidase domain-containing protein, whose amino-acid sequence MAGLLRAVVLAAALLPATVPDPAVATSARDTGAVIETGRRNAIVRAAEQVSPAVATVSVLRRELVVQRVYPEGYEDFFGPFFPGIRRRVWKPVQGMGSGVVVSKSGIVLTNHHVVKGAGEIRVTLSDGREYSAVVVGGEERYDLAVLRFDPAGEDIPVATGGSSADLMIGEWVIALGNPFGYVLGDSRPTVTVGVVSALNRDLLPSGSSTVTMYRGMIQTDAAINPGNSGGALANALGEVVGINTFILSKSGGSQGIGFAIPMDTAMRVLREIVDYGAVREVWIGCRINDIPAALAERLSLESTEGVIVADVEQGSPAERAGMRRGDVITEIQGETIRRFEDATYALYGFLVGDDITFEVQRGDRVVTRTLHLAERR is encoded by the coding sequence GTGGCGGGACTCCTTCGGGCCGTCGTTCTCGCGGCGGCCCTGCTTCCGGCGACGGTTCCTGACCCGGCCGTGGCGACCTCCGCGCGGGACACGGGGGCCGTCATCGAAACCGGGCGGCGAAACGCCATTGTGCGTGCTGCCGAGCAGGTATCCCCGGCCGTGGCGACCGTCTCGGTTCTGCGGAGGGAACTGGTCGTTCAGCGAGTCTATCCGGAGGGATACGAAGACTTCTTCGGTCCGTTCTTTCCGGGAATCCGGCGGAGGGTCTGGAAGCCGGTGCAGGGCATGGGTTCCGGCGTGGTGGTCAGCAAGTCCGGCATTGTCCTGACCAATCACCATGTGGTGAAGGGAGCGGGGGAGATTCGCGTGACGCTCTCCGACGGGCGGGAGTACAGCGCGGTCGTCGTGGGCGGAGAGGAGCGGTACGACCTGGCGGTCCTTCGCTTCGACCCGGCCGGAGAGGACATCCCCGTCGCCACGGGCGGTTCGTCTGCGGATCTGATGATCGGTGAGTGGGTGATTGCGCTCGGCAACCCGTTCGGTTATGTGCTGGGAGACTCCCGGCCCACGGTCACGGTCGGCGTCGTGAGCGCGTTGAACCGGGATCTCCTGCCCTCCGGTTCCAGCACGGTCACCATGTATCGCGGCATGATCCAGACCGACGCGGCCATCAATCCCGGAAACTCGGGCGGGGCTCTGGCCAACGCGCTCGGTGAAGTCGTGGGCATCAACACCTTCATACTGTCCAAGTCCGGAGGCAGCCAGGGGATCGGGTTCGCCATTCCCATGGACACCGCCATGCGTGTGCTTCGCGAGATCGTCGACTATGGCGCTGTTCGCGAAGTCTGGATCGGGTGCCGCATCAACGACATTCCCGCGGCACTGGCGGAGAGGCTGTCGCTGGAGTCCACCGAAGGCGTCATTGTCGCGGATGTGGAACAGGGAAGCCCGGCCGAGCGCGCGGGGATGCGCCGGGGAGATGTCATCACGGAGATTCAGGGAGAGACGATTCGCCGCTTCGAGGACGCCACCTACGCGCTGTACGGATTCCTCGTCGGCGACGACATCACTTTCGAAGTCCAGCGGGGCGACCGGGTCGTCACGCGCACTCTTCATCTGGCGGAGCGAAGATGA
- a CDS encoding 2,3-bisphosphoglycerate-independent phosphoglycerate mutase has translation MNRGILSSLAQPSDSKILLLVLDGLGGLPHPKTGRTELESAESPNLDRWAAEGATGLHDPIARGITPGSGPAHLGLFGYDPVADNVGRGVLSALGAELSLTARDVAARINFATRGPDGNIADRRAGRISSEDGERVAALLAGGIRIPGVEVTVCAEKEHRAVVVFRGEGLSGDVADTDPQCTGVPARDPAPTADDPCAARTAAVAGEFVTRAREILAGEPAANDVLLRGFAGWDPPRSFHERYGLRGIAIAQYPMYRGLARLVGMGVAPTPASIEEGFDLLPDALGNSDFVYLHIKQTDSAGEDADFDRKVSVIEEVDALLPKVEAAAPDIMIVTGDHSTPALMGSHSSHPVPILLRGGHAFVDETRAFGETVCRTGSLGRFPAREIMAEALAAAGRLQKFGA, from the coding sequence ATGAACCGGGGGATTCTCTCCTCATTGGCACAGCCGTCAGACTCGAAGATCCTGTTGCTCGTCCTCGACGGGCTGGGCGGGCTTCCCCATCCGAAGACCGGGCGCACGGAGCTGGAGTCGGCGGAGTCGCCGAATCTGGACCGCTGGGCGGCCGAGGGCGCCACCGGTCTCCATGATCCCATCGCGCGGGGAATCACGCCGGGGAGCGGCCCGGCGCATCTGGGGCTCTTTGGATACGACCCGGTGGCGGACAATGTCGGCCGGGGCGTCCTGTCGGCGCTGGGTGCGGAGCTGTCGCTGACTGCCCGGGATGTGGCGGCACGCATCAACTTCGCGACACGCGGCCCGGACGGGAACATTGCGGATCGGCGCGCGGGGAGGATCTCGTCGGAAGACGGAGAGCGTGTCGCCGCGCTCCTTGCCGGGGGGATTCGGATTCCCGGCGTGGAAGTGACGGTCTGTGCGGAGAAGGAGCACCGCGCCGTCGTCGTCTTCCGCGGGGAGGGGCTCTCCGGGGATGTGGCGGATACCGATCCGCAGTGTACCGGAGTTCCCGCGAGAGATCCCGCGCCCACCGCCGACGATCCGTGCGCGGCGCGGACCGCTGCCGTGGCGGGCGAGTTCGTCACCCGGGCGCGTGAGATTCTGGCGGGCGAACCCGCAGCGAACGATGTCCTCCTCCGCGGATTCGCGGGGTGGGATCCGCCCCGGTCCTTCCACGAACGGTACGGACTGCGCGGCATTGCCATCGCCCAGTACCCCATGTACCGCGGTCTGGCGCGGCTGGTCGGCATGGGCGTGGCCCCGACCCCCGCGTCGATCGAAGAGGGGTTTGACCTGCTCCCCGATGCGCTCGGCAACTCGGACTTTGTCTACCTGCACATCAAGCAGACCGACTCCGCCGGAGAGGACGCCGACTTCGACCGCAAGGTGAGCGTCATCGAGGAGGTGGACGCACTCCTGCCGAAGGTGGAGGCGGCCGCACCGGATATCATGATCGTGACGGGAGATCACTCCACACCCGCACTCATGGGGTCGCACTCTTCGCATCCGGTGCCGATTCTCCTGCGCGGCGGGCACGCATTCGTGGACGAGACGCGCGCCTTCGGCGAGACCGTCTGCCGCACCGGTTCGCTGGGGAGGTTCCCCGCGCGTGAGATCATGGCCGAAGCGCTTGCCGCCGCCGGCCGCCTCCAGAAGTTCGGCGCGTGA
- a CDS encoding asparaginase, with product MKRIFEPWMIVERGGFPESRHRGILAVIDDSGRVLASLGDPSWVSFLRSSAKMFQALPLVESGTADALGLDDRQLAVCCASHSSEPFHLRAVEEILSRAGLLEADLQCGPHEPVHEPTWYRMIRAGETPGALHNNCSGKHAGMLAVCRHRGWETEGYLSPDHPLQREIRTLLAEYAGVDPDSVTHATDGCGLPTFRLPVESFARALAKFAAGKGPDRWRGASARIFRAMTSHPEMVGGTGRFCTEVVRVANRPLLAKTGAEGFYAAAWTDDDGRGRGLVAKAEAGDDRSRYFAVAGALRSLGVLDDAGLAALAPFHSAPLVNRAGTEVGRFIRAEGGEAP from the coding sequence ATGAAACGGATCTTTGAACCCTGGATGATTGTCGAGCGAGGCGGATTCCCGGAGTCTCGTCATCGGGGCATTCTGGCCGTCATCGACGATTCGGGGCGGGTGCTTGCGAGTCTCGGAGATCCATCGTGGGTCTCCTTCCTTCGCAGCAGCGCGAAGATGTTTCAGGCGCTTCCGCTGGTCGAATCCGGGACGGCGGACGCTCTCGGGCTGGACGACCGCCAGCTGGCCGTCTGCTGTGCGTCGCACAGTTCCGAGCCTTTCCACCTGCGCGCCGTGGAGGAGATTCTCTCGCGGGCGGGGCTTCTTGAAGCGGACCTGCAGTGCGGCCCCCACGAGCCGGTTCACGAACCCACCTGGTACCGCATGATCCGCGCGGGGGAGACTCCGGGCGCCCTCCACAACAACTGCTCCGGAAAGCACGCGGGGATGCTGGCAGTCTGTCGGCATCGCGGCTGGGAGACGGAGGGGTACCTCTCGCCGGATCATCCGCTCCAGAGGGAGATTCGCACGCTTCTCGCGGAGTATGCGGGAGTCGATCCGGACTCGGTGACCCACGCCACAGACGGATGTGGCCTGCCCACCTTCCGCCTGCCGGTGGAGTCCTTTGCCCGGGCGCTGGCGAAGTTCGCGGCCGGGAAAGGGCCGGACCGCTGGCGGGGCGCTTCCGCCAGGATCTTCCGCGCGATGACCAGCCACCCGGAGATGGTGGGGGGGACCGGCCGCTTCTGCACGGAAGTGGTGCGTGTCGCAAACCGGCCCCTTCTGGCCAAGACCGGGGCCGAGGGGTTCTACGCAGCCGCCTGGACCGATGACGACGGCCGCGGGAGGGGGCTGGTCGCGAAGGCGGAGGCGGGGGACGACCGAAGCCGGTACTTCGCCGTGGCGGGAGCATTGCGGAGCCTGGGAGTTCTGGACGACGCGGGACTGGCCGCGCTCGCGCCGTTTCACTCGGCGCCGCTTGTCAACCGGGCCGGGACGGAGGTGGGGCGGTTCATCCGCGCCGAGGGTGGGGAGGCGCCTTGA
- the fsa gene encoding fructose-6-phosphate aldolase, whose product MKIFLDTANIDEIRSSADIGIVDGVTTNPTLLAREKDCGDFREVLKEICTIVDGPVNAEVTGDTKDEMFEEGMKLARLHENIVVKIPMTREGLKAVNALHAEGIHTNVTLIFSTNQALLAAKAGAHFVSPFVGRLDDIGTFGVELIRDIVTVYANYSFECEVIAASLRSPTHATDCAVAGAHIATVPKKVLDQMFLHPLTDRGIAQFLKDWESTGAKI is encoded by the coding sequence ATGAAGATCTTTCTGGATACGGCGAACATCGACGAGATCCGCTCCAGCGCGGACATCGGGATCGTGGACGGCGTGACGACGAACCCCACACTTCTTGCGCGGGAAAAGGACTGCGGCGACTTTCGCGAAGTCCTGAAGGAGATCTGCACCATCGTGGACGGGCCGGTGAACGCGGAAGTCACCGGAGACACGAAGGACGAGATGTTCGAAGAGGGGATGAAACTGGCGCGCCTCCACGAGAACATCGTCGTGAAGATCCCCATGACTCGTGAAGGTCTCAAGGCGGTGAACGCGCTGCATGCCGAGGGCATCCACACCAATGTCACGCTGATCTTCAGCACGAATCAGGCACTGCTCGCAGCCAAGGCGGGGGCCCACTTTGTCAGCCCGTTTGTCGGACGACTGGACGACATCGGGACATTCGGCGTGGAACTCATCCGGGACATCGTGACGGTCTACGCGAACTACTCCTTCGAGTGCGAAGTGATCGCCGCGTCCCTCCGTTCCCCGACGCACGCGACGGACTGCGCCGTGGCCGGCGCGCACATTGCCACGGTTCCAAAGAAGGTACTCGACCAGATGTTTCTGCATCCGCTGACCGATCGCGGGATCGCGCAGTTCCTCAAGGACTGGGAAAGCACGGGGGCGAAGATCTAG